In Candidatus Promineifilum breve, one genomic interval encodes:
- a CDS encoding ABC transporter ATP-binding protein, whose product MNNESNVILDIKNLRTQFFTEGGVVHAVDGIDFDVKRGEVVGLVGESGCGKSVTSLSIMRLIGQPGRIVEGKIVFDNQDLLELPENRMVEIRGNRVSMIFQQPQSSLNPVFRIGEQLSEVLQIHQDVGKDAGEKRAIELLAMVGVPDPESRIKAFPHELSGGMAQRVMIAMALACVPELLIADEPTTALDVTIQAQILDLMRNLRTKMDTSIILITHDLGVVAEMCDRVNVMYAGRIVEQAPVIEIFKTPKHPYTAALIGSTPILGHADKPLTTIPGSVPNLVDLPTGCKFWPRCVARVQNNLEICLTEEPQLKLLSPGHTVRCWLYEDLPETKTPTKPNGSNGATLGGR is encoded by the coding sequence GTGAATAACGAAAGCAACGTCATACTCGACATTAAAAATCTCCGCACGCAGTTCTTCACCGAGGGCGGCGTCGTCCATGCTGTCGACGGCATCGACTTCGACGTCAAACGGGGCGAAGTGGTGGGGCTGGTGGGCGAATCGGGCTGCGGCAAGAGCGTCACCTCCCTGTCGATCATGCGTCTCATCGGCCAGCCGGGCCGCATTGTGGAGGGCAAGATCGTCTTCGACAACCAGGACCTGCTGGAACTGCCCGAAAACCGCATGGTCGAAATTCGCGGCAACCGCGTGTCGATGATCTTCCAGCAGCCGCAGAGCAGTCTGAACCCCGTCTTCCGCATCGGCGAGCAGCTATCCGAGGTGCTGCAAATCCATCAGGACGTGGGCAAGGACGCGGGCGAGAAGCGAGCCATCGAACTGCTGGCGATGGTCGGCGTGCCCGACCCCGAATCGCGCATCAAGGCTTTTCCCCACGAGCTATCGGGCGGCATGGCCCAGCGCGTGATGATCGCCATGGCCCTGGCCTGTGTGCCCGAATTGCTCATCGCCGACGAGCCGACGACGGCCCTCGACGTGACCATCCAGGCCCAAATCCTGGACCTGATGCGCAATCTGCGCACCAAGATGGACACGTCAATCATCCTCATCACCCACGACCTGGGCGTGGTGGCCGAGATGTGCGACCGGGTGAACGTCATGTACGCCGGGCGCATCGTGGAACAGGCCCCGGTCATCGAGATCTTCAAGACCCCCAAGCACCCCTATACCGCGGCGCTGATCGGCTCGACGCCTATCCTGGGCCACGCCGACAAGCCGCTGACGACCATCCCCGGCTCGGTGCCCAACCTGGTCGATCTGCCCACGGGCTGCAAGTTCTGGCCACGCTGCGTGGCCCGCGTCCAGAACAACCTGGAGATTTGCCTCACCGAGGAGCCGCAGTTGAAGCTGCTGTCGCCCGGCCACACGGTGCGCTGCTGGCTCTATGAAGACTTGCCCGAAACCAAAACCCCAACGAAACCAAACGGCAGTAACGGCGCTACGCTTGGCGGCCGCTAG
- a CDS encoding ATP-grasp domain-containing protein, producing the protein MRIGILSRNPALYSTQRLAAAARARGHQATVIDTTAVAVHIGRDDQPPGAAELLVGGLPGLAATVQLPALDAIIPRIGASVTFYGLAVVRRFEAAGVLTTASADAIARSRDKLHSLQLMAQARLPIPRTAVVARPEDLYAAVQAVGGLPAVVKLIHGTQGRGVFLAHHLATVAAMLQRVEELNRQAIVQEFIAEASGRDQRLIIVDNHCVAAMERRAPDGEFRANLHRGGTAIAITPDAATVALATAAARAHGLAVAGVDLLVSARGPLLLEVNSSPGLEGIERATGADVAGAIVAYVEKAARRSRR; encoded by the coding sequence ATGCGCATCGGTATCCTCTCTCGCAACCCCGCGCTCTATAGCACGCAACGGCTGGCCGCGGCGGCGCGGGCGCGCGGCCACCAGGCCACCGTCATCGACACCACCGCCGTCGCCGTCCATATCGGCCGGGACGATCAGCCACCCGGCGCGGCCGAGCTGCTCGTCGGCGGGCTGCCCGGGCTGGCGGCCACGGTGCAGTTGCCGGCCCTCGATGCCATCATCCCGCGCATCGGCGCGTCGGTGACGTTCTACGGGCTGGCCGTGGTGCGCCGCTTTGAGGCCGCCGGTGTCCTGACCACGGCCTCGGCCGACGCCATCGCCCGCTCGCGCGACAAACTCCACAGCCTGCAACTGATGGCCCAGGCCCGGCTGCCCATCCCGCGCACGGCCGTCGTCGCCCGCCCCGAAGACCTCTACGCGGCAGTGCAGGCCGTCGGCGGGCTGCCGGCCGTGGTCAAGCTGATCCACGGCACGCAGGGGCGCGGCGTCTTTCTGGCCCATCATCTGGCAACCGTGGCCGCCATGCTGCAACGGGTGGAGGAACTGAACCGCCAGGCCATCGTCCAGGAGTTCATCGCCGAGGCGAGCGGGCGCGACCAGCGACTGATTATCGTCGATAACCACTGCGTGGCGGCCATGGAGCGACGCGCGCCGGACGGCGAATTTCGCGCCAATCTGCATCGTGGGGGCACGGCCATCGCCATCACGCCCGACGCGGCCACCGTGGCCCTGGCGACGGCCGCAGCCCGCGCCCACGGCCTGGCCGTGGCCGGCGTCGATCTGCTGGTCTCGGCTCGCGGACCGCTGCTGCTGGAGGTCAACTCCTCGCCCGGCCTGGAGGGCATCGAACGCGCCACCGGGGCCGACGTGGCCGGGGCCATCGTGGCCTACGTCGAGAAGGCCGCCCGGCGCAGCCGGCGCTAA
- a CDS encoding ABC transporter ATP-binding protein produces the protein MSQNVMPAAAPERKKMIEVDHLVKYFPVRAGLMQRVKAYVKAVDDVSFFINEGETFGLVGESGCGKTTVGRTILRLIPATSGRVLLNGNNIFDLNSSELKKMRADMQIIFQDPYSSLDPRMPIGESIAEGLRVHTNKSGQERYDIVVEMLSRVGMRAEHARRYPHEFSGGQRQRIGIARALALRPKFIVCDEPVSALDVSIQAQVLNILRELQRDFGLTYLFIAHNLSVVEHFSERVGVMYLGKMVEMAPRDLLYADPLHPYTQALMSAIPVPDPTYKRQRIILEGDVPSPLNPPPGCRFHTRCPISFDLCSQEEPPFKDYGGGHYAACHWLETGERGASKLTPDNIAAKKGRDVALKVVH, from the coding sequence ATGAGTCAAAACGTAATGCCCGCCGCCGCGCCGGAACGCAAGAAGATGATCGAGGTCGATCATCTGGTCAAATATTTCCCGGTGCGCGCCGGTTTGATGCAGCGAGTCAAGGCCTATGTCAAGGCCGTGGACGACGTGTCCTTTTTCATCAACGAGGGCGAGACGTTTGGCCTGGTGGGTGAGTCGGGTTGCGGCAAGACGACCGTCGGCCGCACCATTCTGCGCCTCATCCCGGCCACGTCGGGCCGCGTGCTCTTGAACGGCAACAACATCTTCGATCTCAACTCGTCGGAGTTGAAGAAGATGCGCGCCGATATGCAGATCATCTTCCAGGACCCCTACTCCTCGCTCGACCCGCGTATGCCCATCGGCGAGAGCATCGCCGAGGGGTTGCGCGTACACACCAACAAGAGCGGCCAGGAGCGCTACGACATCGTCGTCGAAATGTTGTCGCGTGTCGGGATGCGCGCCGAACACGCCCGCCGCTACCCGCACGAATTCTCCGGCGGCCAGCGGCAGCGCATCGGCATCGCCCGCGCGCTGGCGTTGCGGCCGAAGTTCATCGTCTGTGACGAGCCGGTGTCGGCCCTCGACGTGTCGATTCAGGCCCAGGTGCTCAATATCCTGCGCGAGTTGCAACGCGATTTCGGCCTGACCTATCTGTTCATCGCCCACAACCTGAGCGTCGTCGAGCATTTCAGCGAGCGTGTCGGCGTCATGTATCTGGGCAAGATGGTCGAGATGGCCCCGCGCGACCTACTCTACGCCGACCCGCTGCATCCGTATACCCAGGCGCTCATGTCGGCCATCCCCGTGCCCGACCCGACCTATAAGCGCCAGCGCATCATCCTGGAAGGGGACGTGCCCAGCCCGCTGAATCCGCCGCCCGGCTGCCGTTTCCACACCCGCTGCCCCATCTCCTTTGACCTGTGCTCGCAGGAAGAGCCGCCGTTTAAGGATTATGGCGGCGGCCACTATGCCGCCTGCCACTGGCTGGAGACGGGCGAGCGGGGGGCCAGCAAGCTAACCCCGGACAATATCGCCGCCAAGAAGGGGCGCGACGTAGCCCTGAAAGTCGTCCACTGA
- a CDS encoding polyprenol monophosphomannose synthase, giving the protein MIDTFVIVPTYNEADNLDDLLQQILDLPTPVGAIVVDDNSPDGTGDMADRWAATHPAAVHVIHRPAKLGLGTAYIAGFKLAVHQLAAERILTMDADFSHNPRYIPDLIALSRAKHVVIGSRYVPGGGTRNCSGRRIFLSRVANFVARALLGLKARDATAGFRLYRREVLLSIPLDEIFSSGYSFLVEMLFLCQRRGWQIGEVPIIFEDRRKGQTKISRQEIFKAQYTVFRLFLRRMRGGEPRRPAIHVSPANDHRQL; this is encoded by the coding sequence ATGATCGATACCTTTGTCATCGTCCCCACCTATAACGAGGCCGACAACCTGGATGACCTGTTACAACAGATTCTAGACCTGCCCACGCCGGTGGGGGCCATCGTGGTGGACGACAACTCGCCCGACGGCACGGGCGACATGGCCGACCGCTGGGCCGCGACCCACCCGGCGGCCGTCCACGTCATCCATCGCCCGGCCAAGCTGGGGCTGGGCACGGCCTACATCGCCGGCTTCAAGCTGGCCGTCCACCAGTTGGCCGCCGAGCGCATCCTGACGATGGATGCCGACTTCTCCCATAACCCGCGCTACATCCCCGATCTGATCGCCCTGAGCCGCGCCAAACACGTCGTCATCGGTTCGCGCTACGTGCCCGGCGGCGGCACGCGCAATTGCAGCGGCCGGCGCATCTTCCTGAGCCGCGTGGCTAACTTTGTGGCCCGCGCCCTGCTCGGCCTGAAGGCGCGCGACGCCACGGCCGGTTTCCGCCTCTACCGGCGCGAGGTGCTGCTGTCCATCCCGCTGGACGAGATCTTCTCCAGCGGCTACTCCTTTCTGGTGGAGATGCTGTTTCTCTGCCAGCGGCGCGGCTGGCAGATCGGCGAAGTGCCCATCATCTTTGAAGACCGGCGCAAGGGGCAGACCAAGATTTCGCGGCAAGAGATCTTCAAGGCCCAATATACCGTCTTCCGCCTGTTTCTGCGCCGTATGCGCGGCGGCGAGCCGCGCCGCCCGGCCATTCACGTTTCCCCCGCTAATGATCACCGTCAACTGTAA